A DNA window from Candidatus Hydrogenedentota bacterium contains the following coding sequences:
- a CDS encoding cytidine deaminase, producing MTIDELIHRASEVAVARRHGTDCEAGGVGAALETGAGDCFVGVCIDVPSGVGFCAEHSAIAAMITAGQSRVKRIVAVTCEGRIVPPCGRCRQFLLSINDDNIDTEVVLGPDDIMTLEALMPRRWQH from the coding sequence ATGACGATCGACGAACTGATCCATCGGGCAAGCGAAGTGGCCGTCGCGCGGCGCCATGGGACGGACTGCGAGGCCGGGGGCGTGGGCGCCGCTCTCGAAACCGGGGCGGGGGACTGTTTCGTGGGGGTGTGCATCGATGTGCCGTCCGGCGTCGGGTTCTGCGCCGAACACTCCGCCATCGCAGCCATGATCACCGCCGGGCAGTCTCGTGTGAAACGCATCGTAGCCGTGACGTGTGAAGGCAGGATCGTGCCCCCGTGCGGCCGATGCCGCCAGTTCCTTCTGTCCATCAACGACGATAATATAGACACGGAGGTTGTACTCGGGCCGGACGACATCATGACGCTCGAGGCGCTCATGCCCCGCCGCTGGCAGCACTGA
- a CDS encoding NPCBM/NEW2 domain-containing protein translates to MLGFFLSVVVAGAAYGATPVEADFAEVKPWVEAKFGGISETPAFPVDAIEVVANHGPVQPNARSGEPLRIGAETFSRGLYCHAPSKLVVRLSKAAARLDAVTGIDSRANGGSVVFSIHAAGAELWNSGLVRFGDAALPVSVGLNGVTEFVLEVSDAGDGISCDQSNWADARVTLDDGSVVWLGGLPILGGGREPYTAGPFFSFTYGGRPSSEFLAGWKVERAAQRLDDARTQHQLAYTDADSGLVVRCVGVAYNDFPTVEWTLYFKNTGTADTPILSDIQAIDTRFACLTAADFTVHHNKGDNCTADSYEPLVDTLGPNAELRLGNTGGRPTQIGFPYYNLAEPGGGLIFVVSWAGQWAAQFTRDDANGVRFRAGQELTHFTLHPGEEVRSPMIVLQFYTGGWIRGQNLWRSWMVAHNMPRQNGEPLKPQVSLCTGNYYPGLMSTAAGELAFIRRYAEEGIQADYWWQDAGWYPCDGVAWPKTGTWEVDPVRFPGGLVEVGDFARTHGMKTLVWFEPERVHAGTWITGQHPEWVYGGAGGGLLKLGDPACREWLTNHIDRLLTEQKIDFYRQDFNIDPLPYWRDNDAIDAPDGSRQGITEIRHVEGYFAYWDELRRRHPDMPIDSCASGGRRNDLETLRRAVPLLRSDWYSAPAGQQCHTYGLSLWFPFTGTGVISQKDAYWMRSSMVAEFTFGPDAAGVDVIDFAQLRARVEEWRRLAPYFYGDFYPLTPYTLAEDQWMAWQYDRPEVGEGAVQVFRRESSFYEAARFNLRSLDPDRRYTLSDITEGTQTEIPGRQLTDEGLLVTLPGKAQAAIYLYKRLE, encoded by the coding sequence ATGCTCGGATTCTTTCTATCGGTTGTTGTGGCCGGCGCCGCATACGGCGCGACGCCGGTCGAGGCGGACTTCGCGGAGGTAAAACCCTGGGTTGAAGCGAAGTTCGGGGGTATCAGCGAGACCCCGGCTTTTCCCGTCGACGCAATCGAGGTCGTCGCCAACCACGGGCCGGTCCAGCCTAACGCGCGCTCTGGCGAACCCCTGCGAATCGGTGCGGAGACCTTCTCCCGCGGCCTGTACTGTCACGCTCCGAGCAAGCTCGTTGTGCGCCTCTCGAAGGCCGCGGCGCGGCTCGACGCGGTAACAGGCATTGACAGCCGGGCCAACGGCGGCAGCGTCGTATTCAGTATTCATGCCGCCGGCGCGGAACTGTGGAATTCGGGCCTCGTCCGTTTCGGGGACGCCGCGCTGCCGGTTTCGGTTGGCTTGAACGGGGTTACGGAGTTTGTGCTCGAGGTGAGCGACGCAGGCGACGGCATTTCGTGCGACCAGTCCAACTGGGCCGACGCGCGGGTCACACTTGACGACGGTTCCGTCGTCTGGCTCGGCGGCCTGCCCATTCTCGGAGGGGGCCGCGAGCCGTACACCGCCGGCCCGTTCTTCTCTTTCACCTACGGCGGCCGCCCTTCGTCGGAATTCCTCGCCGGATGGAAAGTCGAACGCGCTGCGCAGAGACTCGATGACGCGCGAACGCAGCATCAACTTGCTTACACGGATGCGGATTCGGGCCTTGTCGTGCGGTGTGTTGGCGTCGCGTACAACGATTTCCCGACAGTCGAGTGGACACTCTATTTCAAGAACACCGGGACAGCCGACACGCCGATTCTGTCCGACATCCAGGCCATCGACACGCGCTTTGCGTGTCTGACCGCGGCCGATTTCACGGTGCACCATAACAAGGGCGACAACTGCACCGCGGACAGCTACGAGCCGCTGGTGGACACCTTGGGCCCGAACGCTGAGCTGCGGTTGGGGAACACGGGGGGCCGGCCTACGCAAATCGGATTCCCGTATTACAACCTCGCGGAACCCGGCGGCGGCCTGATTTTCGTCGTGAGCTGGGCGGGGCAATGGGCAGCGCAGTTCACGCGCGACGACGCCAACGGCGTGCGCTTCAGGGCCGGGCAAGAGCTTACCCATTTCACGCTGCATCCCGGCGAGGAGGTGCGTTCGCCGATGATCGTGTTGCAGTTCTACACGGGCGGCTGGATTCGCGGCCAGAACCTCTGGCGTTCGTGGATGGTGGCCCACAACATGCCGCGTCAGAACGGCGAACCGCTGAAACCGCAGGTCTCGTTGTGCACAGGCAACTACTATCCCGGTCTGATGAGTACCGCGGCGGGCGAGCTTGCGTTCATCCGCCGTTACGCCGAAGAGGGCATCCAGGCCGATTATTGGTGGCAGGACGCGGGATGGTATCCCTGCGACGGCGTGGCCTGGCCCAAGACCGGCACCTGGGAGGTCGATCCGGTGCGGTTTCCCGGCGGTTTGGTTGAAGTGGGTGATTTCGCGCGCACGCACGGCATGAAGACGCTGGTCTGGTTCGAGCCCGAACGCGTTCACGCGGGCACCTGGATAACCGGGCAGCATCCGGAATGGGTCTATGGCGGCGCGGGCGGCGGCCTGCTCAAGCTGGGCGACCCCGCATGCCGGGAATGGCTGACCAACCACATCGACCGGCTGCTCACCGAGCAGAAGATCGATTTCTACCGGCAGGATTTCAACATCGACCCGTTGCCGTACTGGCGCGACAACGACGCCATCGACGCCCCGGACGGCAGCCGCCAGGGCATCACCGAGATCCGCCACGTCGAAGGCTATTTCGCCTATTGGGACGAATTGCGGCGGCGTCATCCGGACATGCCCATCGATTCGTGCGCGTCGGGGGGCCGGCGCAACGATCTCGAGACCCTGCGCCGCGCCGTGCCCCTTCTACGGAGCGACTGGTACTCGGCGCCCGCGGGCCAGCAGTGCCACACTTACGGTTTGTCTCTGTGGTTCCCCTTCACGGGCACCGGAGTCATCAGCCAGAAAGACGCGTACTGGATGCGCAGCTCGATGGTGGCGGAATTCACCTTCGGCCCCGACGCCGCGGGGGTAGACGTGATCGATTTCGCGCAGTTGCGCGCGCGTGTCGAGGAGTGGCGGCGGCTTGCCCCGTATTTCTACGGCGATTTCTACCCGCTCACGCCCTACACGCTCGCGGAAGACCAGTGGATGGCCTGGCAGTACGACCGGCCCGAGGTTGGCGAAGGCGCCGTCCAGGTATTCCGCCGCGAGAGCAGTTTCTACGAAGCCGCGCGTTTCAATCTCCGCAGTCTTGATCCCGACCGACGCTATACTCTCTCGGACATCACGGAGGGCACGCAGACGGAAATTCCCGGTCGTCAACTCACGGATGAAGGTCTGCTGGTCACGCTCCCGGGCAAGGCTCAGGCCGCGATCTATCTCTACAAACGTCTCGAATGA
- a CDS encoding DUF1080 domain-containing protein gives MCRERALYRIALGLCLALVLGVAAAHAADEEAYQNPADRVPPPEQWRLERHNAMKARLLEGNADLLFIGDSITQGWEETGKEVWDYYYADRNAVNLGTSSDRTFHVLWRLDDLDFSKVSPKLAIIMIGTNNRVMHTAEQIAEGVTAIVQSVRGKLPQTKVLLLGIFPRETTPDAENRVKLAAANKILASLDDGQNIFFLDIGEEFLNDDGILPEEIMPDALHPNTLGYWIWARAMEPAVSRLMGEMSPDRPPKGFVALFNGKDLTGWKGLLKGPLDNPEKRAALTPEELAAAQAEADTLAREHWSVIDGVLKYDGKGTSLCTAQDYADFEMIVDWKIPAKGDSGIYLRGAPQVQIWDTAQWPEGSGGLYNNQKNPSKPLVCADKPIGEWNTFYIKMIGERVTVYLNNKLVVNNVVMENYWNREIPIFPSGQLELQHHGSDLWFTNIYLREVLPGDGWRPLFNGKDLTGWEQVGGKEQTWGAENGVLYTSGGEGGWLSTTEQFADFELSLEFRVPPDGNSGVFCRTPREGNPAYAGFEVQVLDDYAAQYATLKPFQYTGSVYSIAAPSRRVTLPAGAWQRMFIRCEGPKIWVSLNGFPVTEADMSQHQDKINEHPGVARTDGYIGLQNHGSRLEYRNIQIRELNK, from the coding sequence ATGTGTCGAGAACGCGCTCTATATCGAATCGCGCTGGGGCTGTGCCTGGCGCTGGTACTCGGCGTGGCGGCCGCGCATGCCGCCGATGAGGAGGCCTACCAGAACCCGGCGGACCGCGTGCCGCCACCGGAACAATGGCGGCTCGAGCGCCACAACGCCATGAAAGCGCGCCTGCTCGAGGGCAACGCCGACCTGCTGTTCATCGGCGATTCCATCACCCAGGGATGGGAAGAGACCGGCAAAGAGGTGTGGGACTATTATTACGCGGACCGGAACGCGGTGAACCTCGGCACGTCGTCGGACCGCACGTTTCACGTGTTGTGGCGGCTGGACGACCTGGACTTCAGCAAGGTGTCGCCCAAGCTGGCAATAATCATGATCGGCACCAACAACCGCGTAATGCATACCGCTGAGCAGATCGCGGAAGGCGTGACGGCCATCGTGCAAAGCGTGCGCGGGAAACTGCCCCAGACAAAAGTGCTGTTGCTGGGAATCTTTCCGCGCGAGACGACGCCCGATGCCGAAAACCGGGTCAAACTCGCCGCTGCCAACAAGATCCTGGCCAGCCTGGACGACGGACAGAACATCTTCTTCCTCGATATCGGCGAGGAATTCCTCAACGACGACGGGATCCTTCCCGAGGAAATCATGCCCGACGCGCTGCATCCCAACACGCTGGGCTATTGGATCTGGGCTCGGGCAATGGAGCCGGCCGTCTCGCGCCTGATGGGCGAAATGTCGCCTGACAGACCCCCAAAGGGGTTCGTGGCCCTGTTCAACGGCAAGGATTTGACCGGCTGGAAAGGGTTGTTGAAGGGGCCGTTGGACAATCCCGAGAAGCGCGCCGCCTTGACTCCCGAGGAACTCGCCGCGGCCCAGGCGGAAGCCGACACACTGGCGCGCGAGCATTGGAGCGTGATCGATGGCGTATTGAAGTACGACGGCAAGGGCACCAGCCTGTGCACCGCCCAGGATTACGCGGATTTCGAGATGATCGTGGATTGGAAGATCCCGGCCAAGGGCGATAGCGGCATCTATTTGCGCGGCGCGCCCCAGGTGCAGATCTGGGACACGGCCCAATGGCCGGAAGGGTCCGGCGGACTCTACAACAACCAGAAGAATCCCAGCAAGCCGCTGGTTTGCGCGGACAAGCCGATCGGCGAGTGGAATACCTTCTACATCAAGATGATAGGCGAGCGTGTGACCGTGTATTTGAACAACAAGCTCGTGGTCAATAACGTGGTCATGGAGAACTACTGGAACCGCGAGATCCCGATCTTCCCGTCCGGCCAGCTCGAGCTGCAGCACCACGGTTCGGACCTCTGGTTCACCAATATTTACCTTCGCGAGGTCCTGCCTGGCGACGGGTGGCGGCCCCTGTTTAACGGCAAGGATTTGACCGGATGGGAGCAAGTCGGCGGCAAGGAACAGACCTGGGGCGCCGAGAACGGCGTCCTGTATACCAGCGGCGGCGAGGGCGGTTGGCTTTCGACGACCGAACAGTTTGCCGACTTCGAACTGTCGCTCGAATTCCGCGTGCCGCCTGACGGCAACAGCGGCGTGTTCTGCCGCACCCCCCGCGAAGGCAACCCGGCCTATGCGGGCTTCGAAGTGCAGGTACTGGACGACTACGCCGCCCAGTACGCCACCCTCAAACCGTTCCAATACACGGGGAGCGTCTATTCGATCGCCGCGCCATCGCGCCGCGTAACCCTGCCGGCCGGCGCGTGGCAGCGGATGTTTATCCGGTGCGAAGGGCCGAAAATCTGGGTATCCTTGAACGGCTTCCCCGTCACCGAGGCGGACATGAGCCAGCACCAGGACAAGATCAACGAACATCCCGGCGTTGCCCGAACCGACGGCTACATCGGGTTGCAGAACCACGGCTCCCGCCTCGAGTACCGGAACATCCAGATCCGCGAGCTGAACAAGTAG
- the metG gene encoding methionine--tRNA ligase has product MSAETKYTRTIITGALPYANGHIHLGHIAGAYLPADIYARFKRLCGHPMLYICGSDEYGVPITLTALKEGISPQEVIDRYHAANDESFGRLGISFDIYGRTSWPIHTDTTQSFFLNLYKGGHIEKREMELWYSEQSDRFLPDRYVKGTCPKCGFEEATGDECENCGAQYSAHDLIHPKANIPGDNSKPILKKTVHWFLRLQDFTGQLKTWLDGHPEWRANVKGIAYSWVEDLRSRCITRDTDWGVPIPLDDPDTAGKRFYVWFDNAIGYVTNTRQYYLDRGDKDGWEKWWKDPASRLIHFIGKDNVPFHAVMFPTYLMGQGDYILADNVVGNEYLNVLNRETGKVEKGSKSKGNMISVRWLTSKFSTDAIRYYLCGIMPESRDAAFDWDEFLNRYNGELSNVVGNFIHRSLTMTVKNYDSKVPHPGELDEDDRAMLAAIPEQLDGVAEALESFRFRQGLERFIDLGRKANVYFDGKQPWVTQKTDRERTATTLYVCCQIVRGLCTAMAPFVPGGARRLAGILGATLPEGGPEGGPDGWNAGKDGLPAGSPLQKPEVLFPKLDKDYIAECADAHMRGEAF; this is encoded by the coding sequence ATGTCTGCGGAAACGAAGTACACACGAACCATCATTACCGGCGCGTTGCCGTATGCCAACGGCCACATTCATCTCGGCCACATCGCGGGGGCGTATTTGCCGGCGGACATCTATGCGCGGTTCAAGCGCTTGTGCGGCCATCCGATGCTGTATATCTGCGGGTCGGACGAATACGGCGTGCCAATTACCCTGACGGCGCTCAAAGAGGGCATTTCGCCCCAGGAGGTGATCGACCGGTACCATGCGGCCAATGACGAGTCGTTCGGCAGACTGGGGATCTCGTTCGACATCTACGGCCGGACCTCGTGGCCCATTCACACGGACACCACGCAGTCCTTCTTCCTGAACCTGTACAAGGGCGGCCACATCGAGAAGCGCGAGATGGAACTCTGGTACTCGGAACAGTCCGACCGGTTTCTGCCCGACCGCTACGTGAAGGGTACGTGCCCCAAGTGCGGGTTCGAGGAAGCCACGGGCGACGAGTGCGAGAACTGCGGCGCCCAGTATTCGGCCCACGACCTCATCCATCCGAAAGCCAACATTCCGGGCGACAACTCGAAACCGATCCTGAAAAAGACGGTCCATTGGTTCCTGCGTCTCCAGGACTTCACCGGGCAGCTGAAGACATGGCTCGACGGCCATCCGGAATGGCGCGCCAACGTCAAGGGGATCGCGTACAGTTGGGTCGAGGACCTGCGGTCGCGGTGCATCACCCGCGACACCGACTGGGGGGTGCCGATCCCCCTCGACGACCCCGATACGGCGGGCAAACGCTTCTACGTGTGGTTCGATAACGCCATCGGGTACGTCACCAACACGCGGCAGTACTATCTCGACCGGGGCGACAAGGACGGCTGGGAGAAATGGTGGAAGGATCCCGCCAGCCGGCTGATTCATTTTATTGGGAAGGACAATGTGCCGTTCCACGCGGTGATGTTTCCCACGTACCTGATGGGCCAGGGCGATTACATCCTCGCCGACAACGTCGTGGGCAACGAGTACCTCAACGTTCTCAACCGCGAGACGGGCAAGGTCGAGAAAGGCTCAAAATCCAAAGGCAACATGATCAGCGTGCGGTGGTTAACCTCGAAATTCTCGACCGACGCCATCCGCTACTATCTCTGTGGGATCATGCCCGAGTCGCGCGATGCCGCGTTCGACTGGGACGAGTTTCTCAACCGGTACAACGGGGAACTCTCGAACGTAGTGGGCAACTTCATCCACCGGTCGCTGACGATGACCGTGAAGAATTACGACAGCAAGGTCCCCCATCCCGGCGAATTGGACGAGGATGACCGTGCGATGCTGGCGGCCATCCCCGAACAGCTCGACGGGGTTGCGGAAGCCCTCGAGAGCTTCCGGTTCAGGCAGGGGCTCGAACGGTTTATCGATTTGGGGCGCAAGGCCAACGTCTATTTCGACGGCAAACAGCCGTGGGTAACCCAGAAGACCGACCGGGAACGCACCGCGACGACGTTATACGTCTGCTGCCAGATCGTCCGCGGCTTGTGCACGGCCATGGCGCCGTTCGTGCCCGGCGGCGCGCGCCGGCTGGCCGGCATCCTCGGCGCCACCCTGCCGGAGGGCGGGCCCGAGGGCGGCCCGGACGGCTGGAACGCGGGCAAGGACGGCCTGCCAGCAGGGTCGCCGTTGCAGAAGCCCGAGGTCCTTTTCCCGAAGCTCGACAAGGACTACATTGCCGAGTGCGCCGACGCTCACATGCGCGGAGAGGCGTTTTAG
- a CDS encoding metallophosphoesterase codes for MRRLCWIFPMLVLVAAAHARNADGVLELVITPNNGAPVIIGSGGTFEATLTQRASLRLIRADGTALDLDPEWTELPGGILRATCKTSPGLDLGPYALEASADGRADTNVRSVYVSEILVDYAIVHITDVHIGKANRDPAPDIVFQRLIQHINGVKPAFVLISGDLTENGEPEQFRRFFEVLDTCVLPTFVCPGNHDRQGVNYENTFGPLVYSIQYGVDGYLVFDTKDFVIADDLDAQVGELQRLRRAMKPSRWSIGMTHRYDPSMSMRSQLVLFVDDPLDYLIFGHWHSENDYKTVPWGTTPVVVTPAAVDGAWRLILVTQAGILPQEVQTLESLK; via the coding sequence ATGAGGCGGCTGTGCTGGATATTCCCGATGCTCGTACTGGTCGCCGCGGCCCACGCGCGCAACGCCGACGGCGTCCTCGAACTCGTCATCACGCCCAACAACGGGGCGCCGGTCATCATCGGTTCCGGGGGGACATTCGAGGCCACGCTTACCCAACGCGCTTCTCTGCGGCTTATCCGCGCTGACGGTACGGCTCTCGATCTCGACCCCGAGTGGACCGAGCTTCCCGGCGGTATACTGCGCGCCACCTGCAAAACCTCCCCGGGACTCGACCTCGGGCCCTACGCTCTCGAAGCCTCCGCCGATGGCCGCGCTGATACGAATGTCCGCTCGGTATATGTCTCGGAAATCCTGGTCGATTATGCAATCGTTCATATCACTGACGTGCACATCGGCAAAGCGAACCGCGACCCTGCGCCCGATATCGTTTTCCAGCGTCTCATCCAGCACATCAACGGCGTCAAGCCGGCCTTTGTCCTTATTTCAGGCGACCTCACCGAAAACGGCGAGCCCGAGCAGTTCCGCCGGTTTTTCGAAGTGCTCGATACCTGTGTCCTGCCGACCTTCGTCTGCCCAGGGAACCATGACCGGCAAGGCGTCAACTACGAGAACACCTTCGGTCCGCTCGTGTACAGCATTCAGTACGGTGTCGACGGGTACCTCGTCTTCGATACAAAGGATTTTGTTATTGCGGACGACCTTGATGCGCAGGTCGGAGAGCTGCAACGTCTCCGGCGCGCCATGAAACCCTCACGCTGGTCCATCGGCATGACCCACCGCTACGATCCCTCCATGAGCATGCGCAGCCAGCTCGTGCTTTTCGTTGACGACCCGCTGGATTACCTCATCTTCGGCCATTGGCACAGCGAGAACGACTACAAGACCGTCCCTTGGGGCACCACTCCCGTCGTCGTTACGCCCGCCGCCGTCGATGGCGCATGGCGCCTCATTCTCGTCACCCAAGCCGGCATCCTCCCTCAGGAAGTGCAAACGCTGGAAAGCCTGAAGTAG
- a CDS encoding D-2-hydroxyacid dehydrogenase, translating into MRIVVLDGYTLNPGDNPWDEVAALGELTVYDRTPRDRIVERARDAAIILTNKTPLSAETLGMLPNLEFITVLATGYNVVDVAAARARGIPVSNVPVYGTESVAQFVFALVLELCHHVAAHSASVERGDWSNSADFCYWNTPLIELAGKRMGIIGFGRIGRRAGELAHAFGMEVLASDVSPGRDPAYAPFAWRSIEEVFAEADIVTLHCPQTPENAGFVNAALLGRMQRHAFFINTARGGLVNETDLADALNRGAIAGAAVDVVSSEPIAPGNPLAGARNCLITPHIAWATLAARRRLMKTTAENIAGFIQGTPINVVN; encoded by the coding sequence ATGCGTATTGTGGTGCTCGATGGATACACGTTGAATCCCGGCGACAATCCCTGGGACGAAGTAGCGGCCCTCGGCGAACTCACCGTGTACGACCGCACGCCCCGTGACCGGATTGTCGAGCGCGCCAGAGACGCCGCTATCATCCTGACCAACAAGACGCCGTTGTCCGCCGAAACCCTCGGCATGCTCCCCAATCTGGAGTTCATCACCGTGCTCGCGACGGGTTACAACGTGGTCGACGTGGCCGCGGCCCGCGCGCGGGGGATTCCGGTCTCGAACGTGCCGGTATACGGCACGGAGTCGGTGGCGCAGTTCGTGTTCGCTCTGGTGCTCGAGTTGTGCCATCACGTGGCCGCGCACAGCGCGAGCGTGGAGCGCGGCGACTGGTCGAACAGCGCCGATTTCTGCTATTGGAACACGCCCCTCATCGAACTGGCCGGCAAGCGCATGGGCATCATCGGGTTCGGGCGCATCGGCCGCCGCGCAGGCGAACTCGCCCACGCTTTCGGGATGGAAGTCCTGGCGAGCGACGTCAGTCCCGGCCGGGACCCTGCCTACGCGCCGTTCGCGTGGCGGAGCATCGAGGAAGTGTTCGCGGAAGCGGACATCGTCACCCTGCATTGCCCGCAGACGCCCGAAAACGCAGGATTCGTCAACGCCGCATTGCTCGGGCGCATGCAACGGCACGCGTTCTTCATCAACACCGCCCGGGGCGGACTGGTGAATGAAACAGACCTGGCGGACGCATTGAACAGGGGGGCCATAGCCGGGGCGGCCGTCGACGTTGTGTCTTCGGAACCCATCGCGCCGGGCAACCCGCTCGCGGGCGCGCGGAACTGCCTCATCACCCCGCACATCGCCTGGGCCACGCTTGCTGCACGCAGGCGGCTCATGAAAACGACCGCCGAGAACATAGCCGGGTTCATCCAGGGCACGCCGATCAATGTCGTGAATTGA